The Chloroflexia bacterium SDU3-3 genome window below encodes:
- a CDS encoding RHS repeat protein — protein MQIANSAMRLTTAYTYTTDNRVQEVKDAAGIRTRYAYDTLGQLTDVTVGYGT, from the coding sequence ATGCAGATCGCCAACAGCGCCATGCGCCTCACCACCGCCTACACCTACACGACCGACAACCGCGTGCAGGAGGTGAAGGACGCGGCGGGCATCCGCACCCGCTACGCCTACGACACGCTGGGCCAGTTGACCGACGTGACGGTGGGCTATGGCACCG